Proteins from a genomic interval of Arachis hypogaea cultivar Tifrunner chromosome 10, arahy.Tifrunner.gnm2.J5K5, whole genome shotgun sequence:
- the LOC112715676 gene encoding small heat shock protein, chloroplastic, which produces MVMAQAMAVSLSTTTSSSPLLSQKAGHSASTSSMAFFPQRKPLSRLGRVRAQANADNKDNSVDVHVTKGSSNDQGTAVERKPRRPVMDISPFGLLDPWSPMRSMRQMLDTMDRIFEDTMSMSFPGRAAGGAGEIRAPWDIKDEEHEIKMRFDMPGLSKEDVKVSVEDDMLVIKGGQKMEEGGDDSWSAKSYSSYDTRLMLPDNCQKDKVKGELKNGVLYITIPKTKVERKVIDVDIQ; this is translated from the exons ATGGTTATGGCTCAAGCAATGGCAGTGTCGTTGTCAactactacttcttcttctcccctGCTGTCCCAAAAAGCAGGGCACTCTGCTTCAACTTCTTCAATGGCCTTCTTTCCGCAGAGGAAACCATTGTCAAGGTTGGGAAGGGTGAGAGCTCAGGCTAATGCCGACAACAAAGACAACTCTGTCGACGTTCATGTTACCAAAGGTAGTAGCAACGACCAAGGCACCGCGGTGGAAAGGAAGCCTCGCAGGCCTGTTATGGACATTTCACCATTCG GTCTGTTGGATCCATGGTCACCAATGAGGAGCATGCGGCAAATGCTGGACACAATGGACCGAATTTTCGAAGACACCATGTCAATGTCATTCCCCGGAAGAGCCGCGGGAGGAGCAGGCGAAATTCGAGCCCCGTGGGACATCAAAGATGAAGAGCATGAGATAAAGATGCGGTTCGACATGCCGGGACTATCGAAGGAAGATGTGAAGGTGTCTGTGGAGGATGACATGCTCGTTATCAAAGGTGGTCAAAAGATGGAAGAAGGTGGTGATGATTCTTGGTCTGCAAAGAGCTATAGTTCCTATGATACCCGTTTGATGCTTCCTGATAACTGCCAGAAGGACAAGGTCAAAGGGGAGTTGAAGAATGGTGTGCTTTACATTACAATTCCTAAGACTAAGGTTGAACGCAAGGTCATTGATGTTGATATTCAGTGA
- the LOC112715677 gene encoding uncharacterized protein, translating into MGNYLALCRPISGSCISSNHGNKVVRVAKPDGKVLEFRTPIHVKEILSNFQAFGSVGISKVSSESLSPDYELKPGRLYYLLPSQGVKEQGNNNNNNNNGLKRIKVVITKQQLQQLVTKQISVEDIFSEVHLQTVGAHNNRKPKLDCIPEEN; encoded by the coding sequence ATGGGAAATTATCTTGCTCTTTGTAGACCCATTTCAGGATCTTGTATATCATCAAATCATGGTAATAAAGTTGTGAGGGTAGCCAAACCAGATGGGAAGGTCCTAGAATTTAGGACCCCAATCCATGTCAAAGAAATCTTGTCAAATTTTCAAGCTTTTGGAAGTGTTGGTATCTCGAAGGTATCCTCAGAATCACTCTCCCCAGATTATGAGTTGAAGCCTGGAAGATTATACTACTTGCTTCCATCTCAAGGAGTCAAAGAGCAaggtaataacaataataacaacaataatggcTTAAAGAGGATCAAAGTTGTCATAACAAAGCAGCAGCTTCAACAGTTAGTGACCAAACAGATCTCTGTAGAGGATATATTCTCAGAGGTTCATCTTCAAACAGTTGGTGCTCATAATAATAGGAAGCCAAAATTGGACTGTATACCTGAAGAAAATTGA